GGgcatttatatagaaaaattttgccCCATAGCAACATCACTAAAAATTACGGTGAGTGTGAACCAAAACAGCAGCAATAACCAATGAAATCGCAAAGTCGAAGATATCTTGGACACCATTaggcaaaatgttttttcactttctatagatgccagttttttttaaataatgctaaatcAGCAACATCTGCAGTTTTAAAAcagtagcaattaaaaaaaattaagaaatacatttataaagtattgtattcattattgacatattttgttagttttgaaCTTCttcctaaatttgaaaaaatcaaaagatatgttttaatataattctatagaaccttatattttatagtaagaaTTATTAGTCAGTGTCAGAATCTTATTGTGGTCtattttatgtaatgtaaacaatatattttgaaattaacttcTTGTAGGAAGTGTGACTCAGGTTTAGTTTTCAATATTGCGCTATGTCGTGATACAGAAAGAGTCTCccgctttttttctttctaaggtTGGCAGGTCTGCACCAGGATAAATTTATCAGTCTCTCTTGACTACCATACTCTTCAGACTTCCAAATCGAGGCAAACCGAACCAAATCGAGAATCAGTGGAGACACCTTGATCGGGCAGTTCGCTCTATCGCGTAGTGTAGCGCAGCTGACCACGACACAGGATTCAGCGAACCACATCATCATAGTGAAAGTCTtcaagaactcttttcttgtcTCGCAGTGGGCCACTCTCCGAAAAATGGTTATTCTAACTTTCGACACATTAATGTGATTAATTAATTCGACACATTAATGTGTAATATAAGCTCCGTTTTCtgtatttcttcatttaatttttaaaaaaccatcttttttattcatttaaattcaaaggAGCTTACACGAGTAAGATAGAAATTAGACTCAATTAATCTATTCTATTTAAAGAAACTATGGAATATGCTTCAGTTTAAGTatgggaaaataattaaagttttaaccaACCCGAAAGTCAGACATGTTCTTCTTCTGTCTGCAATAATGAGGCTTGTCTGAACAGAACTGCTGAATATTTTCTGGCTTTTCACAGTTGACGAGATTCTCATTACAATATGTGCTTCGGCGAAAtctataataaaagaaatcatcATTTACAAATCTGAAAGCTACTAAAATTCATGTATTATGCATTTCACAGATAATGAAGGGGACAGCCTGGTAGGCAGAGTGCTGAACTCACGTATGtgagaacgggggttcgaatccagcgGGCCGAcgactccccatgtagtaaatggtgactggtgcatgttaaatctttCGGGTTACAAAGTGCTCCATGTCCCCATAACAAGTGAATATCTCTAGGGTTAGTGATCCAGGAGAGTGTTTCTTGGAATTAAATGCATGTAGGTTGATATCGAGCGACTATATCTGTGATATCAGTAAATTTATTGCGACAATTCCATGAAATAAGTGTTATGGTGATTATGTTGTGGTTTGGTTGGTTTACAGGATCTCTTGATTTACCAGAGGACAATCTAGAAAGCTTTCTTTATCTTCAGATAGATAAATGGATACTTCAAAGTACTGTTCAGGGTTTTACAAAACACCAGGACACATGTAATATGTACAATGTAATAGATACAAACACATGTAAAACACGCAGAACACATGTAATAGGAACTAGGGAATTTAACAATGCTATATTAAATAACGAGCATATTCACACGGTGCTAAGGTGTTGCGCTGGTTTTGCTATGGTGTGTGGAACTAAACACCTTTTCTCCATATTTGACcatagaaaatttcaaacactTTGACTACGAGCGGCATCACCCACCACGGAGACCAACAAAGGGGATGCAAGTAACAGATTGGTTCTGACATCAATACGCTACTTGCACCGAAGCTGACCAATAGTTATACGCCCGTAGTCACCCCTGAAGCGGTCTCCCCCTTATCGAGGTTCCCAGTGTAGTAACAGTGTGCTTGACCCTAACCAACAGATGATGTTCGTGACTATCCTTTTGATGCACAAAGCCCTATATGCACCTCCCGTTAATCTGAAGCACAGTGTGTTGGGGTACCTGGATCTCCTAGGAACCTGATTCCAGGAAGACGGGACTCCACGCACGGCGAACGCGTGGGTGGTGTCTTCCCGTCTTGTCCGTTACAACAGGATGGTAAGCGAACATAAACGAAAAATCTTCGCCAGTAAATTAGGCAACCACGACAAGGTTGAAGAGAAAGGGAAAAGTAggaaaaaagagaggaaaacgAAGAGAGGACAGATCACTAGGGTACCTCGGGCGCGTTACTCCCAGTGTCTACATAAAGAAGGTAAACCCCCTGAGGGGATCTttgaagagaaaagaaaaaaaatatcaaaaactgttattaagaaatattcacaaattgaagatttttctcaaaattacaaaaaaaaagaaaagaaaataagaaaaagaaataatttcatcatcAGTTTACACAATTATTTccgaaaaaaataagtagtatataattttcttattttaatttattttccatttttttttttgaattttaaaaaagaatgtgttattttagaaacattttttaataatttttttttattctcctttttaaaatctttgtatCATTTTCCTTGTTTTGTCTCTttactttaatctttttttgtctttattacagatatatgtatatatataactttaaaatttttgattgctGCTTACCCTTCAATTATGTATAGTTGTAAAAATTATCAgcagaataagtttttttctgacattaagaaaataagcagaaaataaatactttttttatgcatataaaaaatattggttcCAACTTTTTTATCCCATCAAGTCGAATTCGAGTTCGTTATAAGAAGCTTAAAGTAATTCACAGGAAAAAATTCCTCACTTGACAAGACAACAATTTCATATTGTAACTATTGGTCTAGTTGACTCGTCCTTGAACAGATTGAATTcagcttcaaaaaaaaaaagaaaaaaaacattggaaagcaataattctatttagcattattgttttctaatgcaatttttttagctttatttttacgCACAGCAGAAGCATTTAAGCTTCTACTCATTTACCCTTCTTAGGTATAATAAGTACATAGGTCCGCAAAATAGAAGTATAATCATACTTACGGATTCAGATTACAGAACGTTAGGGCAGGTCTTACGAATTTTGGTGTTTCATTGATATCGATGTTTAAAACTGTGGGATGACTGTAAAATCGCACCATGAATTCGGAGACTTGATAGGAGAAACCTGTAACGCACAGTATAAAGCCTATACATTTTAGAGCAGCAGCAATTTGGTTTTTTCCTCCTTTCCTTACTTTGTTCTTTCTCCTTTTTATCTCAATATCTTTGGACATCAttgtaaaattctgaaataattaaatgggcATTAAAATGTCgcataaaagaaacaatttagaAAACCTAAAGTGCTTGTAATTAGTAAAATAGTCAGCAGTGGCTAAGGATCGCAATTAAATAGTTGAATTAGAATACTAATCAAAttacacaagcctgcaaattgaagtttttgaaaaatacaagagcagattttgttgatttatatgttatttgatGCCCTGATTTCGAAAATGACCTTCATTTTCCACCATCACGTCAGAAAGTTTTGTAAAATCGATATCGATGTTTTCACTAAATTTCTATTTGGAAAAGAATTTTCTCAAACATTTGAGCATGTACTATTTAGTAGCTgtcatctttatttatttcaatctatgtaaaattaaatcttgtgaaggtaaactaatttttgagctactggttaattttttatagattaaaatgaaTGGAAAATACTGTTGCTAGATTGCACAAGTTACCTCTGGTCGAGAGAAAAACAAGTTCCTTGAGTTTAAACTTTTGACATCAGTTTCTAGAAGGAAATCACCAtcatagcatttt
The Parasteatoda tepidariorum isolate YZ-2023 chromosome 9, CAS_Ptep_4.0, whole genome shotgun sequence genome window above contains:
- the LOC107453193 gene encoding uncharacterized protein; the encoded protein is MFRDAFRTKFPVWNFTMMSKDIEIKRRKNKVRKGGKNQIAAALKCIGFILCVTGFSYQVSEFMVRFYSHPTVLNIDINETPKFVRPALTFCNLNPFRRSTYCNENLVNCEKPENIQQFCSDKPHYCRQKKNMSDFRVPEYHIYSEINVTELEKYGQIEIRRFMFDMPQVYFLNVP